DNA from Cygnus atratus isolate AKBS03 ecotype Queensland, Australia chromosome 7, CAtr_DNAZoo_HiC_assembly, whole genome shotgun sequence:
ACAAAGGGTACTCATCAGTAAAATAATTGTAGAAGTGAAAACAGTGTCTGCAAAACTAGCAACTGATTTTCCTTCACTAGGATCGAGCATAGATCTAGACAGAGTGCAAACTATAATGGAATCTATGGGATCTAAGTTGTCTCCTGGTGCTCAGCAACTCATGGACATGGTCCGATATCAGCAGAAAGTAAGTTATTGTGCTGTTCCATAAGCATGAATAGTATCGACCTGTGACTTTGCCTTCCATAATGGTCAAGCATGTTCCAAACAGATTTGGTGAATAAGGTTTTTTACCTAGACTTCCTGCTGCTTTAATCGTGGTTTAACTATTTCCCTCTACTTTTCCCTAGGAATATTAttcacaaatacttttaaagtaattatatTATACTATTAGAATGTTGTAATTACTAGAGTTTTTAAGTATATACTAGTCGTTATGATAtaattttcagtctcttttaatacttaatatttaaggatattgttttttcttgccatCAGAACAGTTTACCTCTTGGAGACAAACTTAGTTGGATCTTTGGGAAAAATTCAGACTTTGGAAATGAGAATCCAGTAGATGGATTACACAGTGCAACTATTCAGATGTCACAGGATCAATCAGCCAGTGAACCTTTGTCTGTCAAAAACCCTTTAACAAGTGAAACAGTATGTGAAGactcaaaaataaatcttgatcAGAACACACAGGTATCTGAAAGAGAGAATACTTCTGATTCTGGAGGACTTACTACCCAGCAAAATACAGTTGACTTCAGAAACGATCTTAAAGTCATGGGATCTTTGCTTATGCAggagcaaacaaaccaaaatgtAGCTAGTCCACAGgtgcttcttccttttcttcaaaacatctGTAGTCAGGTTAATCATCTTCGGCTAAAAGATGGTGATAGGCATCTCAGTAAAAATACGGTGACTAAAGAGGAAGGCATTCAGGCTGTTGGGTAAGTTAAGTTTGATATGCCTAGTATAGTAGAAGTTTGTATTAgcaagttcaaaaaaaaaaaacataagcattTTATTGTCATTAACAGCAATAGTGAGccttaaaatctgattttgaagGCTGTGTGGTGATAAACATGACTACAGTTTTTCAGATGAGCTGCTTGAAGATaagatttttctaaaagaaaccacaaaatcATTTGATTTGCTAAATTGTTTTCGTCTTCTTTCTGtatctctcctttttcctccgTTTCACCttttatggtttaaaaaatgtgtgGTTGTTCTGTTCAGTTACATGCATTTAGTATGTCCTTCTCCTCTGTTCCTGCGTTTTCACTTCAACTGCTTCTGTCTCCTAAATTGTCATCCCTTCCTAGTTTTCCTGTTGTGCCATGATCTCTCTGCTGTGCTTGGTGTATCTTCATGCCATCAGCCTTTCCTATACCTCCTCACTTGTTTGCATTTACAGTGCAAACTTCATTCTAGCAGTGCAGCCAGTTTGATAGATACCCAAAGAACAGTAGAAGAAATGGTGAGATGTAGGAGTGTTGCCTAGGAGGCAAAGTTCTAATAACGCCCGAAAATCTCCAGATCCTGGGAAAGTACagtgtttttaatgaatactgatgcaaaaataaataatgcacaGTGTATATAACTCTGGAAACACTTGGAAAGAATAAAGCCTGTCATGCTGACGCTGTTTGAACTTTGTTTATACTGTTGAGCTATATGGATTTTGTTACTTGTAACTGCACCTTCTCACGTATCACTGAGCCTTTTTAAAAGTAAGGTAGAAAGATGGTGACTGTATATCCtcttgtttattaaaaaattctCACATTTAAAACGTGGCAGACAGGAAAGATACTTtgcttttgctaaaaaaaaaaaaaaaaaaaaaactaataccATCCAAAACTCATCGTCTACAAAATGAGATGTTAGACTTAAATGAAGTTCAAGTGCACAGATTGCTATTATGCCCCTTGTTAAGAAATAGGTTATACTGATTTTTAACTTGCTCTTTTTACAGAGTAGAACAGCAGCCTATTTGCTCCTATTTGGAAAAGATCATCTCAAAAAATATGGATCTGATGGAGAAAAAACTAATGGACTATATTGATCGCCAAATCCAGGCTCTTCAGACGCACATAGATAATAAAATGGTTCTGTTAATGGACTTGGTTCAGaactcaaagcaaaacaaaatttcacaaGCACACTGTGATTCTAGTGAGGGGTTCTCTAATGGAGAAAGATAAATGTATATAGATATAGAACTACAATGTAAGTATTTTTAAGGGCAATTACTCTTTACAAAGCTAAGTATTTATGGAATTATAACCGTAAAGAACCTCAGTGTTGTTAACTTGCATTATGTTACTGTAATTCTATCCACTATTGTACACAGTTCTTAGCTTTATGAAAGATCATAAGAACCTGTGGTTTTCCTAAATAAGAATTTTGTATGCCCTTTgtggcttatttatttaaagagcaTTGCTAAAAGCCCTGTAAAACACAGTTTCCCAGTTTCAGTTTGAACAAGGGAGAGGAGTACTCTAAATAAATCGAGTTACAGCTTATCTCTTTACGTACACGtaattaattcaattttcttctgtcttgtaTGTAGTGTGTTACCCCTAGAAGGCAACATGGTTTCCTTGTGgctttggtttattttaatgGCACTCCCGTTGAAGTGGTTTATTACTCCAGCTGTGAAAGGAATGGCAGTACTTGTATTGCTTCATTTAAACTCTGCAAGAAATCAGGTGTAGAGAGGTAGAATCCCCAACCTGGGTTCTTTGAAAGCCCTCTTGGCTGTACAGGCACCAAAGTTAGGAATATAGGCTCCTTAAGTGATGTCTAAAATGGGGATGTTAggctttttccttcataaatGAATCGAGCCATGCAGGAACAACTGTAATAAATGTATACAGAGCAGACTTGTATTTATCCATGTTTCACTATCTGAAGAGAGTACTTCATTCGTGGTCCTTCCCCAGGGGGACCTGCTATGCAAAACAGAATGTGCTGGGTTAGGATCTGCTGCGTTTCAGCAGTCTTAGGCCAAAGAATTAGTCTTATTGTGTCATGTTTACTGTAATCTCTTTGGATCAGATCTGCTGTCATTTGAGGAGGTACAAGTATGTCTCAAAGTCCCTCGTTATTGGAAGGTCGGTCTTCATGCTTCATTTTGGTAATTGCTCTTTGAAATCTGGGGTGCACCATTTAACTTTGTACAGGGACTTAACAGTGGACTCCTAAGTTGAACGTAGAAAGAGTGGTTGCATGTGGTGTCTTGAAATGCTTTGAGCAAAAGCTATAGATGGAGAAGCAAGTGTTGAGTGAACAAGCAGAGGCATGTAGTAGGCATGTACAATCCAGTCTCTTTACCTAGCTTACCTAAAATTTTCTACTCCAAGAAAACTGATGTATTTTGGAGACAATCAGCCACTCACAAAAGTAGATTGCAAAGACAGGACAACTTGTATAGAACAAATATCTCATAGCTGTCCCTCAACATAGCTCATGCCAAGTGCTGTTTCAAAgtgatttgaaaatataaaaagttttttttttttttgaaggaccTAAATTCTCATACTTCAGAGGTATACATTTACTTCTAGAGTTATTTTTAGATGCTTTCTAAACAGTAACGCCCTGATGTAGACACCAGCATTCTTTCTACTCAATTTAAGATACAGTCAAGGTTGAGGTGGTTctctttttataattaaaaaggtTGAAGTGTTTCCAAGCATTGTTGCGTTCTGGGGCTGTTAGTTTATTGagtttgtttgttggtttctttttttccctctcccctctttGAGTGACAGAATCTGAACAGAAGTTGACACAAATTCACAATATCCTGAAGTAGTTAATATGAACTGTGGAGTTTCTGGTAGCCATATGCTGGCTGGCGTTTGTAATGTTTTAGTATTGTAGCTACCACAATAATAACATTTGAAATCAAAGCCACAAATGAAAGAATGTAGAAACTCTTTCGTTGCAGGTTTGAGGTTTCTTCAGCATCTGTTTTAGTGAGGGTTTCTGtgtagagaaaacagaaagtggCATGTTTAAAGTTTTCTGAATACCATGTCATTTCAGTGAAGGCTCAgcatttttcagatattttttctgaggGGTTGACCATACTGATTTGCAAATTCTGAACTTGTACTGAAGAATTGtaaaattttataataaaatgacAATGCATAAGGGCATCACAATGTTAATAAATACTGTTGTATCACTGCAGTCAAGTTCTTGCCCATCGGTGTTATCTTATCATTATCTTCAGAAATGGATAGATGGGAGACGTTGTTGAAGCAATGTTGGGCAAAAAAGGAACTTGTGATTCTAACCCTGTACCTTCTAAGAGTTGCCTAGATGGTCCTTGGTAaagctgattatttttctgtaaatcgTGGAAGACACTATGAGAATTGATCTGTTTTATAATACTTTGAATGTGATCTGTTTGCACTTGAAACTTTTTCACTTTGTAAATGTGTCCAGTTTCTAGCATGTGGTTGCAAAATTTTTCGCTCATTGAAATAAATGGGAACATGTTTAAAGTGCTGCTAAAGTTGAGAGGtcaataaatgtttaatatattaGTATTAAGAGCCTGACTAATAGTAAGTACTTTTATTTAGCAGCTGAAAGCATGTGGTACAACACACTTTTCTTGGGTGAAGGTTTGTGCCCAATAAAAGATGGAGCAAAAAATACAGTGGGAGTTGCAgtaaaggctttttaaaatagccGTCCTGTATTTTCCAGTCTGTTTCACTTTAGCTCTCAGTACTGAAATGTCTTGCCATTCATAACTTTTTTCTGAATGTGTAGTAATTCTGCATATACTACTTTTGTAATTAGCCgtgcttatttttctgcatcGAAGATTTGAACTCAAAAGACTGTCATCAGTCTATCAGTTTGAAAAGTACTTCTGTGATTGACACTGTATCAGTTCTGCACTAGTAAAATCCACTTATTAGTGGAATGAAGGTAATGGATTTACACCAAGGAAGAGCTTAATCGGATCCTTAATTTATGTATCCCTCTTACCTGAGTGATCAGCAGCCCTGAGATCTCTCTTCAGGCGGATAGGACCCACTACAGCCTTGGCTTTCCAAGTGTATGAAGAAGCAGCTCTTTTCTGCCTGGAGATACAGCCTTCAGTACAGCGAGAGTTTGTGGTACTGTCACAAATCAAAATGTCACACTGGAGATAAACTGATGAAAAGCTCCGCAGGAACCTGAAGGCGTTAAATTTGAATCTTCCATAGTGCTCAATGGGTGGGTAGGTTACCACAGTGTCATCTTTATTACAGCTGCAACAGAATTTACAGATTTGTTAAGGAGGTCCGCATACAATAACCATTCTTGCTAAATAAATACTCAGCTGTAACCAGAGCATTTAACtaaggctattttttttaacatgggCATACAGTGATGTTCCCCTCCCAGTGCAACGTGGTACACTTTTTTCCTGGCATGTAATGCCTTTAAATTTCTATGAAATATAGCTTCCAACCACAGTCTCCTAAAGATAAGTGGAGAAGAGATAAAAGAACTACATTTGATGTAGAGGTTATATTTTCTTACATAGTAGGAGATGGTTGTAAAGTAATTTAGGGTCTTACCCACTTCTGATTAAGTCGTATGTTACTGATCCAAAATCAGGTTGTGGAGATGCTACGCAGGTATCGACAAACACCAGAAGATCTGGGTCGGAGGAATGAAGACTGACTTGAGCAAAAAGAGTTTGGTTCAAGTCTACGTAATAGGGGGACTGAAGCACTGGGCTGGAGAATGAATCTGAATCGTAGAACGACATGCTAACGTTGTATCTTCCCACAGAGGTCGTGTTCTTGAttagattattttctgttacGTAAATGACTTCTACAGTTGAGTTGTTCTCCATTATGCATTTTGCAACGATCTGTACGCTCTTCTTGCGCGTGATAATCTTGTCAGTTTCAGAGAGAGTTATGATGTTGGTGTAAGTGATACGATGACCTTCATCCTGTAAAAGGAACAGCATGAAATAGTTGCGATTATATGGGCACTGCAGTCGAAAGCAACTGTGTTAAGTTGCATGAAATGttgcaaccaaaaaaaataatcatcccTTGTACCTGTGTGTCCCAAATGCTGAACCAACCCCAAAGCAGGTTAAGGAATACTGCATGGAGTGTGGGAAGTATCAAAGCTCCGTTTCAGTCACCCTTATCTAAACGATGCTGTTAATGAGCTCTTAGGAACCCTGCCATCATTGGGCTTTTTCCATCTCCTTGTGACTTGTATCACTTGCAGGGAATGTTGGAGTTACATTCCTAGCATTGTGTTACTTTTGATAATCTGGATGTAGAGggaatgaagtaaaataaaaagtctggAATGAATTTGTGTGGATTCTCCTGGGTTTCGTTTGAAAGGCTTGTGATCATTAGATTCTAAcagagcaaaatgttttcagctccAAGGCTGGAAGCAAGCAATTAGATGAGCTATGTGGAAGTAAATCTGCTGTTAGCTTGTTCACGTACGATTCATAAACTGTTCTGACAAGCTCTTGTCATTCCCAAGCTATTGTTGGCTTATTTGCagaacttttttccccctttaccTTTTTAGTTGTTCCACAGCTGCTTaatgggaaggagaaaatcACGGGATCAGTGGAAACTGGCTTGCAGGTTGGGTCGTTCAGCTGCAGGTGAGTTTCATTGTAGCCAAAGGAGTCCAGGTAATCCTTGCTCACAACAATTTCCAGTCTGTCTGAAGAGCATGTAAGCGATGCTGCcattgaaagagaaattaaaataagttatCACAAAATCTGCTGTGGTCATTTCTCACCTGCTCTGGATCAAGACCTGTCCTTGAGCCTTTTGCATAGTTCTTGAGCTGTCAGAGCCTGAATCTGAAATGTCTCGTGCATGTTTGAAGTAATACAAAATTTCATGCTTGACTCTCAAAAAATGTGAGGCAAGCAAAGCCATGTAAAACTCATGCTGAAAGTTTAATTGTAATCCCAGTAACATGGAATGAATTGCAGCCtttataaaagggaaaatgaatcaaaatgaCAGTGCAGGATGGCGGGTGAGGAAATTGACGTCAAGGTTTTGGAGGCAGCCCTTCCCACCTCAAGTTAATGggaagaaggctctgcagatgtacagaacaaataagaaaaactgTCCAGCTCAAGGGGAAAGGAAATTACAACACACACAACCTCCATTTGACCGAGTACCTGGGGgaacaaacacatttaaaggAACCAGTCAGAAAAATTTATCTGTACGTCTTTAGGAGGGTAACAATGCCTGTTGTGTCCAAACAACAACCCCTCAGGTTTTCAGTGGAGTTGGCCAGAAAAAGGAccaaaaagactgaaaaacaagctTTATTCTGCAGCTAGGTCAGGGAATAACTTATGTTCTATAAGTGAGACtaatgtgatttgttttttttatatacttgaAGAGAGTTAGTGGCTACCGCTATAAAGGCTTAAATCCTCAGTCACAACTGTcagattttttctgtattttctacgGAGGGGAAGACTCGTACGTGAAAGTGAGAAGTGAATACACCTACTGTCAGGCTCTGGGGGATCTGGCAGAATGCTGGTATACTGAGCGGAAAATCCTCTGTAGGAGTTGGCGTAGTCTGTAGACAACACAACTGTCATGCCGTTTGAAGAAGATTGAAAGGTGGGCCGAGAAATGCCACATACTTTTCCAATTAAGCCAGTGTTAGTGGTGAGGCCATCATAGACTGCCAGAAAGTCAAATTGGCAGTTTTGATCCAGTTCCAGGCTgtagacagagaaaaaatgatgatAGGAAACATGAGTGTAGAGAACATTGCTCATATTGGATAAAGGATTCAGTACGGATAGCAACTGACAAGTCCCAGTCAATTGAAATAGAAGAATGGAGAATAAAAGAACACACAAAtcaatgttattaaaaacaaataaaacatggaaaactCTTAGGCAAGAAATAATTAAGTGCACGATTCTACTCTCATTGAAATAGAAATTTTGCTAGCGCTCTCAACACAGTCAGCTACATTTATAGTATCAGAACTACAAATATTGATGGTAAattacttaataaaaataaccacaccttcaaatatattaaaggaaaaaaattgcattaaaataaagaagtgctTTTAAAGTGTAGGTTTGACTCAAGTGGATCTCTGATGCCTCTTATGTGTATCaccagaggaaaaggaaggcttttgtcctttttatgtctgttttaaGCATGTTCCTTACGTAGCAAGTGCTTCATGCTGTTGGATTTAAATTCAGGCTAGCTTGTGGACACCTCATGGCTAGTCACctgaaaagctttctgtgtttcactGACTGGCTCTGCAGTAGCTATAGAGCACTGTACAGTGATTTTGTACATGTTGCAATTACCTTATCATAAAGAGTCACCAAATCATATTGGTTTTACATGTCTACAGATGTTCTAAAAGCACTTCTGCTTGCTGTGTTTAAAGCAATGCTTCTAAACAGAATAACAAAAGAACAGTTGAGTGTAGGGCGTTTACTCACAACAAATCCTTAAACTGTAAGTTTATCTTCGatttttttgcagtttgtaTGTGCCAGACGCAGTATGTGAATGGAGGGTAAGAGGATGGGTAGTTGGGACTGATAAGTGTCCCGTTGGGACCTGTTAAGCTTCCCCCACAACGTGCTGAAAAGAAGAGCAGACACATTGGTAACACAGCAGTatatataacaataaaaataaattcaaaaccTAAAGCTATGTCACTAGCAGGAGCATTTCTTGAGGATTCCATTCATTTGGAAATGATTGAAGGTGCTAAATATAacttttctatatattttagggacattttttttcagcagcaaagtTAATTAAACGCTGGAGCAGCATAAACCATGATGTAGGAATTTCTCTCTCACATTGAAGTCTTTAAGAGTTTAATACCATGCCGCTCAGGTCAACTGGAGCAAAGGAAGTAACTAGTCACAAGCtaaggctttttctttccttcttaagAATAGCTTGGACAAAAATGGGACACGTCGAATGAAGACCCTCACTGACTTCTGTGACAAGTCCTTGGTAGGAGTTACAAGATGGTCCTAGTCTTAGGGATCAAACAGGGCAAATGCTATGTCatatgtcatctgcaaactgaGCAAATTTAGTAGAAGCCTTTACGTAAAAGTGAAGTCCCataatgccttctttgcaatcatttttttctgagtaaatctgcattttttagaCTCTCCAGCAAATGTGCTATCATTTtgctgcctccttccttctgctgattTTACCCAAACCATTCCCTAAGGGCTGAgtgattaattaaaaattctgtGAATAATCTCTAATTGCCATCCCAAACTTTGCTTTACTAATCCTCCTTTAATAGTAAATTcaaatggtatttattttatttcattaagttCTGACTTACTTGTTTCCGGTGAAAAGAAGTAATAGAAGACAAAGAAGTTTCGTGCGAAAGCCACAGAGTTTGTTTTTATGAGAAAAGTTAAACTGTTTGAAGATGATTCAAACATTGGGACTGCATCAGTGTCGTTACATACTTGTCCAAGAAGAGGTGAATTAGAGGAAGGACCATCATATACATTAATACTTTCTGTTTCACAGCTTGAAGAAGGAgcaaatcttaaaaaaaaaaacaaaaaaaaaaacaacatggtGAGAACTACCTCACCTCATTGATAAATAAGCAGATTCTTTGCAGTCCACAACACAGATTCAGTAAAGCATTTTACTGAagcaaatacagagaaatatttggAGGCAGCAATGTCTTAAGTTGAAATTATTAAGAAATTCAGCTTAGCCATACTagtttatttcaattttattatgcattttcaacatttttatgttCAAATTCATTGAAAACATACCAAAACATATGGAGGAAATACTTACTTAAAATAGGAGAAGATGAGCCTAATcgtttgattttcatttctctgaatttgCCAGACACAGTTTGCATTCGAATTTAGGTCAATCTTTAAAGATTTGTTGAGGTCGGTGAGCGAGGTACCGCAGCGAGGCGCACCTGTGGAAGAAGAGCACCAACAAAGAGCTTGCAAGGCTGGCCCTCCTGCAGTAAGGTCTCATCCTGCTCCATGCCATGACCCCAGGACAGCCCACCATAGAGCAGGCCTGCAAAACATTCTACCATTTGGGTTTTTAGTTTCTACTGCACTGGTTTATGAAACTTGAAGAATCAAAGAAcattaggaagtacttcttaTCCTTATTTTCATTAGTAGAAGAGACAAGGCAGTTAGGGAAACACAGGTGAAGCCAGTGGCAAAACTGGAAATTCCAAGTGACAGGGGACACCTCAGCAACTCCCTTCTGCAAGGCTGGTCACCACAAGAGCTTCAAACCTCCTGCCTTCCACCTACGCTCTTTTCCTGAGGATCACTGAATATATTTCTGAGTTTCAGCCCTTTACATCAAAGCACTCAGAGACCTGCACtgagggaataaaaaaaaaaaaaattaaaaaaaaatcagatttgagTTTCTGAAGGTCAATGTGTGAGACTACTGTGTATTTAGAGCTGCCTGTAATTCTGACCTTCCATCTCTAAAATGATACTGCTAAACCGGAAAAGCTTCAGAGTACGGCAacaaagatgaacaaaaatttaaaataatttccagataAAGAATAAGTAAATGGACTAAAGCAATTTAggtcagaaaagagaaaaaatgaggaggaaaggaagtgCTAGAGATCCATACAATCGTGGCAAGGGTTCTCTTCCAATACAAGAACTCAGTGGGCTGAAACGAAACCAATAACctgtgattttgaaagaaacaaaggaactGGCTCTTTCCATGTGGATCTTTGCTGTGGGGTGATGTGGATGTTAAAACATCAAAACAGCTCAAaaccatgaaagaaaaataccttgaTAACTGTTAAACACGAATATAGCACTCCCTGTCTGGTTCAGGACATCCTGACCCAAATTTGTTGGTGACAGGGAGAGCGTTACGGGGAGGTATTACTGCAGGCTTGTCTCCATAGTCTTGTCTGAGCATCCCCTCTGACTGTTACTGTGTTCAGGGTTCAGGTCTGGGtgaacatgaaaatgaacaaacaagcCGAGGTTGCTATATCTAACATTACTTAATGAATGTTAATTAGTTATGAAGTACTTACAGTAATGAGCATTGCATAGGAACCTTTGGAGAAAGATTATCATCCAGTTTGAGcttaagatttcttttctgccttagcattttctaaaaatagtgGTCTCAAACAGCAAGAACTTCCTGTGCCATGCATGCAGTCCTAGATAGAGAGGTCAGACTTTCTGCTGAACtccagagggaaaagaaaggtttAGGAGAGACCTTTCTGGTCATATATGAAACCTCCCAGCTGGAAGAGCATTACGAGGTCAGCTTTGCCCTGCCCTCACTCTACATCCCTCCGGATGGTTCCTGTAGCCTGGCACCACCAGAGCAGCTCTGTAGCAATACTTCATTACTCCACAGTCACTGCCCACCGTTACTTGGGTAAATTGCTGATCTAAGCACAGAATGGTGATCCCAAATTAAGCAACAAATGACCGTCTATTGCATCTGATTGAACATGGGGAAAAATGCCCCCaaactcttttaaaaagcaacagtttCCCCAAAAGTCAATTTAGTCCTGTTACTCCAATACAATATTAACTTACACATGCAAATTTCCATTCCAGAGTAAAATCTCTTCAAAGTCAAGTTCTTAAGTAAAAACATTGTCATAGGCAGTCATATATTGCAATCATTTTATTCtgatattcttatttttatacttaGTGGCATATTAAAGTGTTTTGCAGCAGTACATTAAAATAAGCTGCACTTAAAGgtatgttttacattttccccTCCAGTTGCCTACAAAATAGCTTGTGCAGAAACTAATAAAGAttcacagaagaagaaaaatggtttattttcatACCCATGAATTCTATTGAGTTGTCTTCAGCATGAATTAGAGCAGCTAagagaggcagaaggaagaagCGTCTGAGTGCCTGCATTTTGATGGCAGCTGGGGAGGTTAGGGATTTCTAACTTTTATACCTCCTGCTATTTCATAATCATCTTGTATTGCATGGTATCTCGAAGGGAGGTCTTAATCTCTCAATTACTGTTTCCTTTTAACAGATAGAAATGAGAAAGTAACAGGTGTgcccatttttttaatgtgtattgCGTAGAAGTTTAACCGTGCTTTCATCACCTCTGCGTCTCATGGGTTCAAAGCATGGTTCTCTGTTGATTCACTGAGCCTCTGTTTGGGTGTGTTGACATCAGTCTGACCTGAACAGAAATGTTCTGGGGGGGACTGACAGACTGTCCCTTTGGCAACCAATGTGTCCAGCTCACAGCGTGGGGCAGAGGGAGCTCCGTGGTTCCCACCTCCATTTTGACACCCGTCCCTTCAGGTTGCACGGGCAGAGCATTCAGTGTCCCTGCTGAAGATTCCTCCGGTTATAAAGTGGGACTATCGTAGCGGAGTTGTCCTGAGTAATAATTTCCCATTGCTGAAGCATTCATGGGTGAACAAGACCGCGTTAATGTTACCCacagatttaaaagaataatattgCACTGCAGCCACATTGTAATTAAAACTTTTACAGTCCCACAGCAGAAGGCACAAAAAAGTCCCAAGAGCCCCAGTTCCTCTGAGCACGAGCCTAATGAATATCTGCTCCAATATATATACACTAATTAGTCTGCCTTTCTTGAAGGACCAAAGCTCCTTAAATATGGAGTATTTCCTACTGCAGCTGCAGATACCCTGTGTTTAAAGCTTCCACAGGCTGTGCTACTGCCAGTGCCACAGATGTGCCCTTCCCCTAGCCTTGTCCTTTGCC
Protein-coding regions in this window:
- the C7H10orf88 gene encoding ATPase PAAT — protein: MPEGDPMRVALTAASVTATASHTTHPPAHARARRHVRAPSSLRPRPSGLRGGGAMASGCVAAAPHPGGPGEPPGVAAGCSWPCSPPGGLARVLCVRRGGAAGPCGASPGGSEAVVAERRAGGGGEAGCVLQLECRPPGAEEVAAVGVVSEARNMEVYAGEEYCGTGRGESLGAAVPRGETEKVTLYKKYLKLECPAASCRIKLLSIGEKQRVLISKIIVEVKTVSAKLATDFPSLGSSIDLDRVQTIMESMGSKLSPGAQQLMDMVRYQQKNSLPLGDKLSWIFGKNSDFGNENPVDGLHSATIQMSQDQSASEPLSVKNPLTSETVCEDSKINLDQNTQVSERENTSDSGGLTTQQNTVDFRNDLKVMGSLLMQEQTNQNVASPQVLLPFLQNICSQVNHLRLKDGDRHLSKNTVTKEEGIQAVGVEQQPICSYLEKIISKNMDLMEKKLMDYIDRQIQALQTHIDNKMVLLMDLVQNSKQNKISQAHCDSSEGFSNGER